AGAGAATTTAAAATCATCAAAAAGCTCAGTCGTGTGTGATTAACTAAAAACAGAACactgtataaaaataaaaacaaaaggggAAAAGTGAAGCGATCAAGAATGTCGCAAAAAAATGTCTAACCTAAGGGAGAATACACATACAATTAAATAAGGGATATTTCCTTAATATAGTTTAGAATTAAAAAAGCATCATCATTAACTTGTGTTTGtggttttcgtttgttttttttttttgtttttaagaaaaatcaaaacaaagctCAGTCCATTTTTGTTGCAAAaaggttttcgtttttttttgttttgcttttttttttgttttgtttgtttttgttttagtgAAAAGATAAAAACCTTCAACtgttgtgtaaatttttttctttacaccTTTTAACGACctacatatgtatgtttgtaGTATGTTCACTACTATGTGTTTTGCATTACTATTCATTATGTATGTAAGGTTTATCCTTATAAGTTCTgcgttttttttgtttcctttctgtatgtatgtatgtgtcatCATTATCAAAACGTCATCATCTCAAGAGGAAATTCATCGTTCTTACTCATATTCATCAAcatcatttaaatttttgttttttcctttaaatatatagtatataaattgtataaaaatgataataataactaaaacaagtaactAAATAgtaatagtaataataatatttataaaaataaatcactACTTTTGcgtttgcgtgtgtgtgtgtgtgtatgtatatggGTTTTTGTGTCCATATCATCAatcttaaaaacaaacaattctCAATAGCATtctgttattttttctttttttcatttacaGTATAAGAGTTGTTTGGGGAAGGTTACGATTTTCGGACTGTAGAAGTagggagagagtgagagagagagagagagactgcTTCTCCATAGAACGAACACAGGGCAATAGACTCAatagtaaaacaaaaattattgataATTTGTTTGTCGTATTTACAAACCTATTGGCGGTACTTGCACATAACGATATATATAGAGACGATAATCTTTGCTGGCCAACACTACGCTGCCGTCGTCCATTAGTGCCACATCAAAGCATTGGGCATGTTTAACCTTCGACTCCAATGCAGATACCAACTGGCCGTCTTGTGTGAATATGGTCAAGTTGAAGTTGTTATGATTGTCTGCTATTAAAATCTCTCCATTCGTATTGATGCCCACTCCGATTGGATAATTGGTGACTCCCTCACTTCCAATCTGACGCAAATACTGGCCCTCGTAGTTGAATACTTTGACGCAATGGGCTCGATTGTCACTAATGAAAATCTCCTGTTTGTCATTGACCACTACCCCGTTGGGGAACTCCAAATGTTTGCTGCAGCCAAATTTATGCAAAACATTGCCATTCTGATCGAATATGATAACGCGCATCACCTTGCACTCCACCACAATAATGCGGCCCTTGTTGTCCACAGTCACGCCCCGGGGATGTTGCAAAATATTGGCACCAAACTTACGCACAAACTGTCCGTATTGATTGTAGATCTGTATTTGGTGTGTGGGCGATCGTTCGGTTACAATAATGTCACCCGAGTTGCGTACCACTGCCACACGGTTGGGATACAAGAGCTGTGAGTCGCGCTTGCCGCACTCACCAAACTGGAATTTGAAGCGACCTTCTTTGTCGAAAATCTGTATGCGATGATTATTCGTATCGGCTACAATGATGTCGTTTTGAGCATTTACTGCAACGCCGCTTGGCTCTGTGAATTGTCCCTCCATAACGCCGAACTCTCCAAATTTGCAGTGGTAGATCATTTTTTGTCTTTTGATTTGTGACTTGGGTGGGTAAATCGAAGCGGACAACAATTTAGAGGTCAAGTCCATAATGGAATCTGAGCTGGAGCAGCCGCTGCCATTTGTCATATTCAAAGCAGTCAAAGCGTTATTGGATAAACCGTTTGTTGTAGCTACGGTGGTGCAGGCAGATCCGTTCGTCAGCCCATTGCTTAACATTTGGGTGGGAGTTGCTGAGGTGCCGAAAGGATCATTGGCATTTGAGGAGAACAAATTGTCGGAACCGCCATTGCTCCATTTCTCGTATGGATTGGTTACGGGCACACCCACAAATGCCGTTGCTGCTTGTGCTGTAGACGCCGAGTTGAAACGTTTTGTCATTAGGTCTTCAAACGCTGAGCCATGTGTGGACTGTAAATGATTGCGGACGCCTAATAGAGCATTTGAGTACGAAGACTCTAAAAGCTGGGCCGACAAACCCAGGCCGCCGGGCAAGTGTGAGCCTCCAGTAACACTGGAATTTGAAGAGCCACCACCATGTGACGAAGATGAGGAGGTGCTCTGTGAGGGTCTAGCAATGGGCGGTTGTTTTGTTTGCTGTTGCATCATGTCACCCGTCGAAGCTCTTATGTAACCAAAGGTGTTCCTAACACCAGCCTGTATCGATTGATAGTTGGACATGAATTCCAATTCAAAATGCATTTGAAGTTCCTGCATAGCTGCCTGCAATTGTAATTCCAATGTCTTGCGCAACATCAGGACCTCAGTGATAGTATGTGCTTTAGGCGAACGCTCAATGGCATCGCAGCTTTGCAAAGTCTTCTCAATCAACTCCTTGGAACGTTGTATCCATGCGGAATGTGTGGCCATCTTAGCATTATACAAACCCTCAAGCTCTTTCATCAGCTCTTGTTTGCGTTCGTCTAACATGGAACAAAAGAACTGATACGTTTCGTTCACCTCATTATGGGCTTTTTGATATTGCAATTTGATTTTAGAACCGTTAAGAATCTGGTTATCACCCGGTGAATTATTGCTGCCAATCAAGGAGACGATTTCACCTACCTTGCCGCGTAAATCGGCCAAAACGGTTTGAAGTACCGTTTCAGGAGTCGACTGCTGGCCACTCATTATACTATTCATCGTACCCAGGCCATTCTCTTGAACATGTTCGACTTCATGCATACCAGATGAATGCTCCTGAACCACACACTCTTTGCAGACCAAGGTGCAGCAAGTGCGACAGCTGAATTTCAGCACTTCATTTTTGTGTCGTTGGCAAAGCAAAGATTGTTGACTTTGCAGAGTTGCTTGTAacagctgttgctgttgttgttgctgctgctgctgttgatgctGTTGGTTTCTCATCGAAGAGGGCAACATGCTGGAAAAGATGTCATCTTGGCCCATAACCGCTGAAGCGTCGGGTGAACCCATATCATGGTTATATGAGGAGGCAGCGGCAGCCGCAGCTGCTGCGGCAGCGGCCGAGCTCAATACGATTTTGGATAATTGTGACAACGGTTGCTGTTGCGGTGTTGTGCTGCTCTTTTGcaattgttgctgctgctgttgttgttgctgttgctgttgctgttgttgttgctgttgctgctgctgttgttgttgttgcagcatcATTGTTAACGAACTGGAGAATTTAAAGTCCATTGTCATTTGTGCGTTGGCATTGTTCTGCGTGGAGGCGCCACTATCAAATCCTTTAATCAAGCAAACATTGTGACCATTGAAGCAGTGCATAAATTCGTGAGCCGTACAACAGTTGCCACACAAAAAACTAATGCAATCGAAACACTTGGCTACAGCATCCGATTGTTTACTTTTACAGGCAGTACAACGGGGTGCCGCACCAGTTCCATTTGCTGTTGTTACATTGATGACATTGCCGTTGTTTCCCAAAAGAGTCTGACATGATGGACTACCTTTGCCGCTGCCAATAACGCCGGGTCCGTTTCCACTTCCTCCACCACCATTACCACCTCCAGAATTTGAGGCAGTACTCGAAGCACTACTTGAAGTACTTCCACAACCACTGAGACCACTGCTTGACAATGACGATGTGGACGATGCTGACGATGCCGATGATGAGGCTGAAGATGTGCTAGATGCTGATGACGAAACTGATGCTGATATTGTATGTTGACCCCCGACTACGGTTTGTCCCACAACGCTGGAGAAATCATCGCACATTGCCGAATCGGAGACAGGTGGCGATGAGCCGCTTAATGTGAGTGGAGAATCAGAAAGATAACCATTGTGTTCAATATAGGATTCGATCGAGTTTGTACCACCACGTATGGAATCCAACGATGGTGTTGGAGATGTGGCCATTTTTGTTATGGCTACGTTTTGAAATTGTTGAGGGTAATGTTGTGGGTTAAGATTTTccttaagttttccaattttgaagccgTTTATGATCTACCGGCaggataaagaaaataaatgtaaaaaagaAAACCTGAAAGAGAATGAAATAGAGGTTTAATTAGAGACAAGTTAAGAGCTTTGATGTGCAGGTTatcaaacccaaaaaaaaaattgccaaaaatggttaaaaacattttttgttcatttataGAAGATTCTTTAACCTTtatagtatatatgtaaatatgactCCGCTGGACTATTTTAGGTGGGAAGCCATAGAGTATAAGACCTATGGCAATTGATGCCATAGAGTTCGTATAAGACAAGAAAATTAATTGTTTCACCATTTGTCATGTTGAAGTATAGAGAGAAAATCATTGGGAAATACCAATTTTAAACGCATCCGTTTTCATAGATCACCTTATATGGCAAATTTGCTTTTGTAACATAATAGACCACAAATGACTCTAACTTCATCATAcctattagacttcttgatcTAAAAGCTAAGCTACATGAAGACAACAAACGTGGTGTGATAGCtaacaaagtttaaaaaaaaaaccccaagagGAGTATTTACTGATAGGGGCAATATGgacgtcaaatgaaaggtatttaagagtaaagtatgAATCTAGTATAATACCCACCAAATACTCTCAACAGGGATATTTACCGATTTAGATTTGAtacgaaattaatataaaaatgtGGCCCAAGTCTCGGAAGAATATAAattaatatacatatatcaGATTGTCTGGGGGGCCACCCACACCCAAAAATACCTTAACAGGATATATTTAcagattggggcaatatgggtatcaaataataaatatttggaagtagagtaaaaatttgttataaaatttttgaccaaGCGGTTTAGAGGGCCGTCCCACACAAGGAAAGTTGGTTTAAACACTGGAATGCGAGAGTAGGATGTGAGAAAATGCAATCAAAACGGAAATTTTTCCCCAATGATAcaaattggatttcaaattaaagactacgaatctggtacaAATATTTCTACCAAGAAGTGTCGCATTTCGGCACGCCGTTGGCACTCGGCCATAagaaggagatcccttatcattgaggttaaatttgaatcatgcaacactcattgatgtgtgagtggtttgcccctattccttaatggaatgttgatgggcaaattgcatttgcaagtgtctggggaccaaACTGAATATCAAGGCCGATCTGTATTATATATGGATGAGGCCCAGCCATAAGCACTGGTTGTTTTCGGCGGTGGTACGACCAGTTCTGGCTTATAGTTGCCActcatggcagtcggttgtacgtaccggattggcccgatggtgtttttcatcggcaagggctgccgccgcaGTGTACAatatactgctacaacaacaacaacaacaacaaggtctGCTGACCGATAACAGGTTTTTTGTCATATGCATGCAGGGTGAAAAGGGTCGCTTAAAGATTTGTGTCTGGGGCTATGGGATCAAATTCGACTGGGTATTAGGGCTTATGTTGGGTGTTCCTGTTTATAAGGGGGATAGCAGAGAGGACTCTTCTCAGACTGTTCCAGTTTACTTAGTACTTAGACCACCGACAAGGCCTCAGAAATGCTTCGAGGTTGGTTTGGACGAGGTGGTGACACAAAAGGCGGATTAGGTTTTCAGACATCAACATCCTTacagatggatcgaagatggagAATGGAAAGGGGTGTGGTATCTATTGCAGCTAATTCGACATCAGCGTTTCCTTACGGATGAGTGAAACATATTTCAGGCACAGGTGTTTGCGATGGCTGTGGCTGCAGGG
The Stomoxys calcitrans chromosome 3, idStoCalc2.1, whole genome shotgun sequence genome window above contains:
- the LOC106090733 gene encoding brain tumor protein isoform X1 is translated as MATSPTPSLDSIRGGTNSIESYIEHNGYLSDSPLTLSGSSPPVSDSAMCDDFSSVVGQTVVGGQHTISASVSSSASSTSSASSSASSASSTSSLSSSGLSGCGSTSSSASSTASNSGGGNGGGGSGNGPGVIGSGKGSPSCQTLLGNNGNVINVTTANGTGAAPRCTACKSKQSDAVAKCFDCISFLCGNCCTAHEFMHCFNGHNVCLIKGFDSGASTQNNANAQMTMDFKFSSSLTMMLQQQQQQQQQQQQQQQQQQQQQQQQQLQKSSTTPQQQPLSQLSKIVLSSAAAAAAAAAAASSYNHDMGSPDASAVMGQDDIFSSMLPSSMRNQQHQQQQQQQQQQQLLQATLQSQQSLLCQRHKNEVLKFSCRTCCTLVCKECVVQEHSSGMHEVEHVQENGLGTMNSIMSGQQSTPETVLQTVLADLRGKVGEIVSLIGSNNSPGDNQILNGSKIKLQYQKAHNEVNETYQFFCSMLDERKQELMKELEGLYNAKMATHSAWIQRSKELIEKTLQSCDAIERSPKAHTITEVLMLRKTLELQLQAAMQELQMHFELEFMSNYQSIQAGVRNTFGYIRASTGDMMQQQTKQPPIARPSQSTSSSSSHGGGSSNSSVTGGSHLPGGLGLSAQLLESSYSNALLGVRNHLQSTHGSAFEDLMTKRFNSASTAQAATAFVGVPVTNPYEKWSNGGSDNLFSSNANDPFGTSATPTQMLSNGLTNGSACTTVATTNGLSNNALTALNMTNGSGCSSSDSIMDLTSKLLSASIYPPKSQIKRQKMIYHCKFGEFGVMEGQFTEPSGVAVNAQNDIIVADTNNHRIQIFDKEGRFKFQFGECGKRDSQLLYPNRVAVVRNSGDIIVTERSPTHQIQIYNQYGQFVRKFGANILQHPRGVTVDNKGRIIVVECKVMRVIIFDQNGNVLHKFGCSKHLEFPNGVVVNDKQEIFISDNRAHCVKVFNYEGQYLRQIGSEGVTNYPIGVGINTNGEILIADNHNNFNLTIFTQDGQLVSALESKVKHAQCFDVALMDDGSVVLASKDYRLYIYRYVQVPPIGL